The DNA segment GCTGGTGCCAGCAACCTGGAGACCACTCAAATCTGCCTTCTGGCGCAACTGCCGTAATGTCATGGCCTCTCGAAGCTAATCCATCCATAAAGTGGTACAAAACAATATTCCCGCCTGAACGCCCTAGACCAGGCAAAAGGTATGTAATCTTCAAAAATTATCACTCCTTAGTTCAAAGGCCAAATAGATATTTGTCAATATCTCAATCCTAGTTATTGCGGTTGTACATTACCATCAGCGCCGCAATGGTTTGGCCGTCCACTTGTATCATTCTTCGGTCCCCCTGATGATCTCCTCAAATACTTCAAGCGCGCGTGCAACAGCTTCGTCCATGTTGTAATAGCGGTACTCCGCCAGCCGGCCCACAAAATAGACACCCTTAAGTTTTCTCGCTTCGCTCTCGTACCGGTAGTAAAGCTCCCTGGTTTCATCAGAGAGCACAGGGTAGCAGGGATCTCCTTCGTCTGTGGGATACTCGTACACAACTGCGGTCTGTGGGAGGACCTGCCCGGTTAAGTGCTTAAACTCGGTAATCCGGGTAAAGTCGAATTCGTTCGGGTAGTTGACGGTGCCCACCTCCTGAAACCATTCCCGCTCCAGAATTGCAAACTCAAACCGCAGACTGCGATAGGGCAGCTTGCCGTGCACATAATCAAAGAAAGCGTCTATGGGGCCGGTGTAAACCATACGGCTGAACTTTACTTCATTTTCAATTTCCCGGTAGTCGGTATTCAAAAGCACCTTAATGTTCGGGTGGGCCAGCATGAGGCGGAATAACTGGTTGTACCCCGGCACGGGCATAGCCTGGTACCTGTCCCGAAAGTAACGGTCATCCCTGCTGACGTAAACCGGAACCCGCCCGGTAACCGAAGGATCGAGTTCCTCCGGCTTTAATCCCCACTGTTTGAGCGTGTAGCCGTAGAAGATCTTCTCGTATATGTAGTCAGCCAAAAAGCGCAGGTCCCTTTTTTCGCTCTCCCGCAGTCTGAGAATAGGAACCCTGGCTCTAAAGCCGTACTCATCGATAAGGGCCGCCTCCAGCCGCGCGGCCTGGCCGGGGGGGAAAAGAGCGTACAGAGAATTC comes from the Bacillota bacterium genome and includes:
- the glf gene encoding UDP-galactopyranose mutase → MKVDWLIIGAGFAGVTLAERIATQLGQKVLVVEKRDHVGGNAYDEYDEHGVLVHRYGPHIFHTNLKHVWDYLSYFTRWRPYYHRVLAVVDGKKVPVPFNLNSLYALFPPGQAARLEAALIDEYGFRARVPILRLRESEKRDLRFLADYIYEKIFYGYTLKQWGLKPEELDPSVTGRVPVYVSRDDRYFRDRYQAMPVPGYNQLFRLMLAHPNIKVLLNTDYREIENEVKFSRMVYTGPIDAFFDYVHGKLPYRSLRFEFAILEREWFQEVGTVNYPNEFDFTRITEFKHLTGQVLPQTAVVYEYPTDEGDPCYPVLSDETRELYYRYESEARKLKGVYFVGRLAEYRYYNMDEAVARALEVFEEIIRGTEE